A genomic segment from Sparus aurata chromosome 20, fSpaAur1.1, whole genome shotgun sequence encodes:
- the LOC115571623 gene encoding interleukin-21 receptor, which produces MMSGPSGVMDRCSLPRLRLMLLQLTVFLLASTNTSFCLRGNPTTGVNHKLHCLNNYLFTINCSLSIAPSENTSDSDGSYWLTFTDTYDLTKFQCMLTKADGDYFCSANKYPPMPDDESYKETFSDTDTYEISLHHYRNNGSETCEVLDKEYEPQKNIKLNTPCCLTVSHNASQHHFTWMSTYEEYIYTELVHRLMFELHYYTRGEGPNVVSRVINANSQSYSVDDENFEPDTEYAARVRSSPRQAHYMGQWSDWSSEVQWKMASAATGESALPSNTSGFRLGGVIIPLFVVMTVFLFLCYAPIKKWRQNAFIPTPAPYFSSLYSDCQGDFKSWVVIQENTADMMKAEETLHINTLTECEVIKEEECEPQFHHQFMEGSTYSNITDPGCDTSLLGMPYAVSTMAPSSAPGSSLKSLALSSRPGSPAEGDSGCWLSLERDPLFYCNEYCTLSAFQQNSPVTAERHGSLSTKSCTTEMIRVDAVTEA; this is translated from the exons GTGTGAACCACAAGCTTCACTGTTTGAACAATTATCTGTTCACCATCAACTGCTCCCTGAGCATCGCACCATCAGAAAACACCTCAGACAGTGACGGCTCCTACTGGCTCACCTTTACGGACACATATGACTT AACAAAGTTTCAGTGTATGCTGACGAAGGCCGATGGGGATTACTTCTGTTCAGCCAACAAATACCCTCCGATGCCTGATGACGAGTCTTATAAAGAGACCTTTTCAGATACAGACACCTATGAAATCTCGCTTCACCACTACCGAAATAATGGATCTGAAACCTGTGAGGTGCTGGATAAAGAGTATGAGCCTCAGAAGAACA TTAAACTGAACACACCGTGCTGCCTCACAGTGAGCCACAACGCAAGTCAACACCACTTCACCTGGATGAGTACCTATGAGGAATATATTTATACCGAACTGGTTCACAGGCTGATGTTTGAGCTCCATTACTACACAAGGGGAGAGGGACCAAAT GTGGTGTCACGTGTAATTAACGCCAACAGCCAGAGTTACTCTGTGGATGATGAAAACTTTGAGCCGGACACTGAGTACGCTGCCAGAGTGCGGTCCAGTCCCAGACAGGCACACTACATGGGGCAGTGGAGTGACTGGTCCTCTGAGGTTCAATGGAAGATGGCTTCAGCTGCCACTGGGGAGTCAG CTCTCCCATCAAACACATCTGGTTTTAGACTGGGGGGGGTGATCATCCCCCTGTTTGTGGTGATgacagtcttcttatttctgtGCTATGCTCCAATTAAAAA ATGGAGACAAAATGCCTTCATCCCGACTCCAGCGCCCTATTTCAGCTCCCTGTACAGCGACTGCCAGGGAGATTTCAAG AGCTGGGTGGTCATACAGGAAAACACGGCAGACATGATGAAGGCAGAGGAAACGCTCCACATCAACACGCTGACTGAGTGCGAGGTTATCAAGGAGGAAGAGTGTGAGCCCCAGTTTCACCACCAGTTCATGGAGGGCAGCACCTACAGCAACATAACCGACCCCGGCTGTGACACCTCTCTCCTGGGCATGCCGTATGCCGTCAGCACCATGGCTCCATCGTCGGCTCCAGGGAGCTCACTCAAGAGTCTGGCCCTCAGCTCGCGGCCAGGCAGCCCTGCAGAAGGTGACTCAGGGTGCTGGCTGTCCCTGGAGAGGGATCCGCTGTTTTACTGCAACGAGTACTGCACCCTGAGCGCCTTCCAGCAAAATAGTCCAGTCACAGCAGAGCGCCATGGGAGCCTGTCAACTAAATCCTGCACGACAGAGATGATCAGAGTGGATGCTGTCACTGAAGCATAA